In one Agrobacterium tumefaciens genomic region, the following are encoded:
- the ugpC gene encoding sn-glycerol-3-phosphate ABC transporter ATP-binding protein UgpC — MTFLQLNNIQKKFGEISVIKGVSFSATKGEFVVFVGPSGCGKSTLLRMIAGLEDVSDGVLTIDGKDVTYEEPAKREVSMVFQSYALYPHMSVFENMAFGLRMAKLPENEIKARVAEAARILQLEQLLERKPRALSGGQRQRVAIGRSIVRNPKIFLFDEPLSNLDADLRTQMRVEIAKLHRNLGATMVYVTHDQVEAMTLADRIVVLRAGLVEQIGTPTELYDRPANTFVAGFIGSPKMNFIAARVSAVTDGTLTLAHTAFIGGTLTVQRATRAKVGDTVTVGLRPEHLVINGDTAILALEADFSENLGGATQIYAKAHDTPIIIVAPGRPDLAVGTSFTAGIDAGHIYLFDAEGKAL, encoded by the coding sequence ATGACGTTCCTGCAACTCAATAATATTCAGAAAAAGTTCGGAGAAATCTCCGTCATCAAGGGCGTGAGCTTTTCCGCGACGAAAGGTGAATTCGTCGTTTTCGTCGGCCCGTCCGGTTGTGGCAAGTCAACGCTCCTGCGCATGATCGCGGGGCTGGAGGACGTCAGCGACGGCGTTCTGACCATCGACGGCAAGGACGTCACCTATGAGGAACCCGCCAAACGCGAGGTTTCCATGGTGTTCCAGTCCTATGCGCTCTACCCGCATATGAGCGTGTTCGAGAACATGGCTTTCGGCCTGCGGATGGCAAAGCTGCCGGAAAACGAGATCAAGGCCCGCGTTGCCGAAGCAGCCCGCATCCTCCAGCTCGAACAGCTTCTGGAGCGCAAGCCGCGCGCCCTTTCCGGCGGCCAGCGGCAGCGCGTGGCAATCGGCCGGTCCATCGTTCGCAATCCGAAAATCTTCCTGTTCGACGAGCCGCTTTCGAACCTCGATGCTGACCTGCGCACCCAGATGCGCGTCGAAATCGCCAAGCTGCACCGCAATCTCGGCGCAACCATGGTCTATGTCACACACGATCAGGTGGAAGCGATGACGCTTGCCGACCGTATCGTGGTTCTGCGGGCGGGCCTGGTCGAGCAGATCGGTACGCCGACCGAACTCTATGACCGCCCCGCCAACACCTTTGTCGCAGGTTTCATCGGCTCGCCGAAGATGAATTTCATCGCAGCCAGGGTGTCGGCGGTCACGGATGGCACGCTGACGCTTGCCCACACCGCCTTCATCGGCGGCACGCTGACGGTGCAACGCGCCACGCGCGCCAAAGTCGGCGACACCGTAACCGTCGGCCTGCGCCCCGAACATCTGGTGATCAATGGCGACACGGCGATTCTCGCCCTTGAGGCGGATTTTTCCGAAAACCTCGGTGGCGCTACGCAGATCTATGCCAAGGCGCATGACACGCCGATCATCATCGTCGCCCCCGGCCGGCCCGACCTTGCCGTCGGCACCAGCTTCACCGCCGGCATCGATGCGGGCCACATTTATCTTTTCGACGCCGAAGGCAAGGCGCTCTGA
- a CDS encoding NAD(P)-dependent alcohol dehydrogenase encodes MIALVLERKGELSLRDIDLPSRVGPDDVKIAIHTVGVCGSDVHYYTHGAIGSFVVREPMVLGHEAAGTVTAVGDRVKGFAIGDRVCMEPGVPNLSSRAAKLGIYNVDPDVRFWATPPIHGVLTPEVVHPAAFTYKLPDNVSFAEGAMVEPFAVGLQAATRARITPGDVAVVIGCGPIGIMTALAALAGGCSRVIISDLSVPKLKIAAQYDGIETVDITRASLPEAVKAATDGWGADIVFEASGSPKAYSGIFDLLRPGGAVVLVGLPVEQTAFDVAGAIIKEARVETVFRYANNFDRAVNLIASGKVDLKPLITDTFAFKDSIAAFERAAKGLPEDVKLQIRF; translated from the coding sequence ATGATTGCTCTTGTACTCGAACGTAAAGGCGAATTGTCGCTCCGGGACATCGATCTGCCGAGCAGGGTCGGCCCGGATGACGTCAAGATCGCCATCCATACAGTGGGCGTCTGCGGCAGCGACGTGCATTATTACACCCATGGCGCCATCGGCTCCTTCGTGGTGCGCGAACCGATGGTGCTCGGCCATGAGGCGGCCGGCACGGTTACGGCCGTTGGCGACCGGGTGAAAGGATTTGCGATCGGCGACCGCGTCTGCATGGAACCGGGCGTACCCAACCTCTCGTCGCGGGCCGCCAAGCTCGGCATCTACAATGTCGATCCCGACGTGCGTTTCTGGGCAACGCCACCGATCCATGGTGTGCTGACGCCGGAGGTGGTCCATCCCGCCGCCTTCACCTACAAGCTGCCGGACAATGTGTCCTTTGCGGAAGGCGCCATGGTCGAGCCCTTTGCCGTTGGCTTGCAGGCGGCGACCCGCGCCCGCATCACCCCCGGCGATGTGGCTGTCGTCATCGGCTGCGGCCCCATCGGCATCATGACGGCGCTGGCGGCGCTGGCGGGCGGCTGCTCGCGCGTTATCATCTCGGACCTTTCCGTTCCGAAGCTGAAAATCGCCGCGCAATATGATGGCATCGAGACGGTGGATATTACGCGGGCTTCGCTGCCCGAGGCCGTAAAGGCGGCAACAGACGGCTGGGGCGCCGATATCGTGTTCGAGGCCAGCGGTAGCCCAAAGGCGTATAGCGGCATCTTCGATCTGCTTCGTCCGGGCGGTGCCGTGGTACTGGTCGGCTTGCCGGTGGAACAGACGGCCTTCGACGTCGCCGGTGCCATCATCAAGGAAGCACGCGTCGAGACCGTGTTCCGCTACGCCAACAATTTCGATCGCGCTGTCAACCTGATCGCATCCGGCAAGGTGGATTTGAAACCGCTGATTACCGACACCTTCGCATTCAAGGACAGCATCGCCGCATTCGAGCGGGCCGCCAAGGGGCTGCCGGAAGATGTGAAGCTGCAGATCCGTTTCTGA
- a CDS encoding SDR family oxidoreductase, which produces MAEIMKGKVAAITGAASGIGLECARTLAAAGATVVLIDRAGERLKALCDDIGERAVPLVADLLDTAQCSGLLPRILDRTGRLDIFHANAGAYVGGPVTEGDPDAWDRMLNLNINAAFRSVHAVLPYMVEQKSGDILFTSSVAGVVPVVWEPVYTASKFAVQAFVHTTRRQVAPHGVRVGAILPGPVVTALLDDWPKEKMAEALANGSLMQPVEVAEAVLFMLSRPRNVVIRDLVILPNNVDL; this is translated from the coding sequence ATGGCTGAGATCATGAAAGGCAAGGTCGCCGCAATCACCGGCGCGGCTTCGGGCATCGGGCTGGAATGCGCCAGAACGCTGGCGGCGGCAGGGGCAACCGTCGTCCTGATAGACCGCGCCGGCGAGCGGCTGAAAGCGCTTTGCGACGACATCGGGGAACGGGCGGTGCCGCTGGTCGCGGACCTGCTCGACACCGCGCAGTGCTCGGGACTTCTGCCCCGCATTCTCGACCGTACCGGCCGGCTCGACATTTTCCACGCAAATGCCGGCGCTTATGTCGGAGGACCGGTCACGGAGGGCGATCCGGACGCCTGGGACCGGATGCTGAACCTCAACATCAACGCCGCCTTCCGTTCCGTGCACGCGGTTCTGCCTTACATGGTGGAGCAGAAATCAGGTGACATCCTTTTCACCAGTTCGGTGGCGGGGGTGGTCCCTGTCGTCTGGGAGCCTGTCTATACCGCTTCAAAATTCGCGGTGCAGGCCTTTGTTCACACCACGCGCCGACAGGTCGCGCCGCATGGCGTGCGGGTCGGGGCAATATTGCCGGGCCCAGTTGTAACGGCTCTTCTGGACGACTGGCCGAAGGAAAAAATGGCCGAGGCGTTGGCCAATGGCAGCCTGATGCAGCCCGTAGAAGTCGCGGAGGCCGTGCTGTTCATGCTGTCGCGTCCGCGCAATGTCGTCATCCGCGATCTTGTCATCCTGCCCAATAATGTAGATTTATAG
- a CDS encoding FGGY-family carbohydrate kinase, which translates to MVTGTTGSATGAPCFVGVDVGTGSARAGIFDTAGVLLGTAKHDIPLYREGSHIVEQSSAKIWHAVCRSVQGALQAAGLSADHIGGIGFDATCSLVVLDQTGNPLPVGPSEDPDRDVIVWMDHRAIPQAAHINSLKHPVLDYVGGHISPEMQTPKLLWLKENRPEIFKGAGAFFDLTDFLTWRATGNDARSVCTVTCKWTYLAHEKRWDASYFRAIGLGELADEDFSRIGTTILDAGAPVGDGLSEKAAAELGLRAGIPVGAGLIDAHAGGIGTVGAEAEGEGPAQRMAYVFGTSACTLSSSVEPSFVPGVWGPYASAMVPGLWLNEGGQSAAGAAIAHLLKMHPMSAEANAEARTAGKSLPAWLIDRILERVNNLSEAPLLAGEIMVVPEFLGNRAPHADPDARAIIAGLDLNDGLESLIGLYVAGLCGLGYGLRQILRAQAEAGLTVDTIVISGGAGESDLVRQVLADSCGLRIRAAGTAEPVLLGSAILAAVASGHQPDLVTAMRRMSVLGNAYNPSAPSAAWHDRRFAMFEGFQNLYRSSVP; encoded by the coding sequence ATGGTGACAGGAACGACGGGCAGCGCCACCGGCGCCCCCTGCTTTGTCGGTGTGGATGTGGGTACGGGCAGCGCGCGCGCCGGTATTTTCGATACGGCCGGCGTCCTGCTCGGCACGGCGAAGCACGACATTCCCCTCTATCGCGAGGGCAGCCACATCGTCGAACAATCGAGCGCAAAAATCTGGCATGCCGTGTGCCGATCGGTTCAAGGAGCGTTGCAGGCAGCCGGCCTGAGCGCGGATCATATCGGCGGCATCGGTTTCGACGCCACCTGCTCGCTCGTCGTGCTCGATCAGACAGGCAATCCGCTTCCCGTCGGCCCGTCGGAAGACCCGGACCGCGATGTTATCGTTTGGATGGATCATCGCGCCATTCCACAGGCGGCGCATATCAACAGTCTCAAACATCCGGTGCTCGACTATGTCGGCGGCCATATCTCGCCCGAAATGCAGACGCCCAAACTTCTATGGCTGAAGGAAAATCGACCCGAAATTTTCAAGGGCGCCGGTGCGTTTTTCGACCTCACCGACTTCCTGACCTGGCGCGCAACCGGCAACGACGCGCGCTCCGTCTGCACCGTGACCTGCAAATGGACCTATCTGGCCCATGAGAAGCGCTGGGACGCCAGTTATTTCAGGGCCATCGGCCTCGGTGAACTTGCGGACGAGGATTTCAGCCGCATCGGCACAACGATCCTGGACGCCGGCGCTCCGGTCGGCGACGGGCTAAGCGAAAAGGCCGCAGCAGAACTCGGATTGCGGGCCGGCATCCCCGTGGGCGCTGGATTGATCGACGCCCATGCCGGTGGGATTGGCACCGTTGGGGCGGAGGCCGAGGGCGAGGGTCCGGCCCAACGCATGGCCTATGTCTTTGGCACTTCGGCCTGTACCCTCAGCTCCTCCGTCGAGCCCAGTTTCGTTCCGGGTGTCTGGGGCCCCTATGCCTCCGCAATGGTACCGGGCCTCTGGTTGAATGAAGGCGGCCAGTCTGCCGCCGGTGCGGCGATCGCTCACCTCCTGAAAATGCATCCAATGTCAGCCGAAGCGAATGCCGAGGCCCGCACGGCCGGAAAGTCACTGCCAGCCTGGCTGATCGACCGCATCCTGGAAAGGGTCAATAACCTTTCCGAAGCCCCCCTGCTGGCGGGTGAGATCATGGTGGTGCCCGAGTTCCTGGGCAATCGCGCCCCACATGCCGATCCCGATGCACGGGCGATTATTGCCGGTCTTGACCTCAACGACGGTCTTGAGAGCCTGATCGGCCTTTATGTGGCCGGGCTTTGCGGCCTCGGCTACGGCCTTCGCCAGATTCTCAGGGCACAGGCGGAAGCAGGCCTGACAGTCGATACCATCGTCATCAGCGGCGGCGCCGGGGAAAGCGATCTCGTCCGGCAGGTTCTGGCAGATTCCTGCGGCCTGCGCATCCGCGCTGCGGGCACCGCCGAGCCGGTACTGCTGGGGTCCGCCATCCTCGCCGCCGTTGCAAGCGGCCACCAGCCGGATCTCGTTACCGCAATGCGAAGGATGTCGGTGCTCGGCAACGCCTACAATCCTTCCGCGCCATCCGCCGCCTGGCACGACAGACGCTTCGCCATGTTCGAGGGGTTTCAGAACCTTTACCGTTCCAGCGTACCGTGA
- a CDS encoding TetR/AcrR family transcriptional regulator produces MLRPTKSQIEAEIIDCAAGLFAKHGFAHTSVQQIADTVGYSKTGLLHHFPSKQAMYDAVVKALREHAQEVRDNVESLPVGRERDLAVVEAAVDFAFRQPGVSALSNRIALDPNPEDVQMNEIGFMMYEALGIDMGNLDMERLIRVTSAFSGLGVCANLAVGTKLTQEWRGLIVTAAMDALGHRAA; encoded by the coding sequence ATGCTCCGACCGACGAAATCCCAGATTGAAGCCGAGATCATCGACTGTGCTGCCGGACTGTTTGCCAAGCATGGCTTCGCGCATACTTCGGTTCAACAAATCGCGGACACGGTCGGTTATTCCAAGACGGGGTTATTGCACCATTTTCCCAGCAAGCAGGCGATGTATGACGCCGTTGTCAAAGCGCTTCGGGAACATGCGCAGGAAGTCCGTGACAACGTCGAATCCCTGCCGGTCGGCCGGGAACGCGATCTTGCCGTCGTGGAAGCGGCTGTCGATTTTGCCTTTCGCCAACCGGGAGTGTCGGCACTTTCCAACCGCATAGCGCTGGATCCCAACCCGGAAGACGTACAGATGAACGAAATCGGGTTCATGATGTATGAGGCGCTGGGCATCGATATGGGCAATCTCGACATGGAGCGGTTGATCCGGGTCACCAGCGCATTTTCCGGCCTGGGCGTCTGCGCCAACCTAGCGGTCGGCACGAAGCTGACCCAGGAATGGCGCGGGCTGATCGTCACTGCGGCAATGGATGCCTTGGGCCACCGCGCCGCATAA
- a CDS encoding methyl-accepting chemotaxis protein, protein MSFLQNASIRTKILSLILPLCIVGLGATAFMSSRFKEADTAYSFFIANDNAGLVELSRANRNLAAVAYGAYQVMAYDASGPDIKVAREFYTESKRLLAMRLNNVKAAFPKEAATIDGFIAKSQEIVAVTDKAVEFGVADRNAEAAAEMLKADTSIRPTANDMAAFLDKLAKGVIKGSDDLTDKTNSTILTSLAVIGVVFSIGIILALFVASRGITAPIARLRARMVSLAAGETSAEIDGTSRKDEVGQMAKAVQVFRESAIERIRLEQETEANRSLSEKERIEREQQKAREAADVKFAVDNLAAGLSKLSEGDVSYRIGQPFTATLDAVRNDFNMSAEKLQAALTKVAQNAGGIGAGANEIKSAADDLAKRTEQQAAAVEETAAALEEITTTVRDSTKRAQEAGQIVSRAKAGAEQSGEVVRRAVVAMEQISKSANEISNIIGVIDEIAFQTNLLALNAGVEAARAGEAGKGFAVVAQEVRELAQRSANAAKEIKALITTSNDQVQQGVQLVGDTGKALETIVLEVQEINRHVVSIVESAQEQSSGLQQINTAVNQMDQDTQKNAAMVEETNAASHNLAKEVASLNQLLSQFRLADTAYQQRSQPAPVRSAGGTDKYVASPVRALGRKIASAFSGSAAVDTSKDDWQEF, encoded by the coding sequence GTGTCTTTTCTTCAAAATGCCAGCATCCGCACCAAGATCCTGTCGCTCATTCTGCCGCTCTGTATTGTCGGCCTCGGCGCCACCGCGTTCATGTCCAGCCGCTTCAAGGAAGCGGACACGGCCTATTCGTTCTTCATCGCCAATGATAATGCCGGTCTGGTGGAGCTTTCGCGTGCCAACCGAAACCTCGCTGCGGTGGCTTATGGCGCCTATCAGGTGATGGCCTATGATGCGAGCGGCCCGGATATAAAGGTTGCCCGGGAATTCTACACCGAAAGCAAGCGGCTTTTGGCGATGCGTCTGAACAATGTCAAAGCGGCTTTCCCGAAAGAAGCGGCGACCATTGACGGTTTCATCGCCAAATCGCAGGAGATCGTCGCAGTCACCGACAAGGCTGTGGAATTCGGCGTGGCTGACCGCAATGCGGAAGCGGCGGCGGAGATGCTGAAGGCCGATACCTCCATTCGTCCGACAGCCAATGATATGGCGGCGTTTCTGGACAAGCTGGCCAAGGGCGTCATCAAGGGAAGTGACGATCTGACGGACAAGACCAATTCGACGATCCTGACGTCACTGGCAGTGATTGGGGTTGTTTTCTCCATCGGCATCATTCTCGCGCTGTTCGTGGCATCCCGCGGCATTACCGCGCCCATCGCCCGCCTGCGCGCACGAATGGTGTCGCTTGCCGCCGGCGAGACGTCAGCCGAGATCGACGGCACCAGCCGCAAGGACGAAGTTGGCCAGATGGCAAAAGCCGTTCAGGTATTCCGCGAAAGCGCCATCGAGCGCATTCGTCTGGAACAGGAAACCGAAGCCAATCGCAGCCTGTCGGAAAAAGAGCGCATCGAGCGCGAGCAACAGAAGGCAAGGGAAGCGGCCGACGTCAAATTTGCCGTCGACAATCTGGCCGCCGGTCTCTCGAAGCTTTCGGAAGGCGATGTTTCCTACCGCATCGGCCAGCCGTTTACCGCGACGCTCGATGCCGTTCGCAATGATTTCAACATGTCCGCTGAAAAGCTGCAGGCCGCATTGACCAAGGTTGCGCAGAATGCCGGCGGCATTGGTGCTGGCGCCAATGAGATCAAGTCGGCCGCCGACGATCTGGCCAAGCGCACGGAACAGCAGGCTGCGGCCGTGGAAGAAACTGCCGCCGCCCTGGAGGAGATCACCACGACGGTGAGGGATTCCACCAAACGCGCGCAGGAGGCCGGCCAGATCGTGAGCCGTGCAAAAGCGGGCGCCGAACAGTCGGGCGAAGTGGTGCGCCGCGCCGTGGTCGCCATGGAGCAGATCTCCAAATCGGCCAATGAGATCAGCAACATCATCGGCGTGATCGACGAGATCGCCTTCCAGACCAACCTTCTGGCGCTGAATGCCGGTGTGGAAGCTGCCCGCGCCGGTGAGGCCGGCAAGGGTTTTGCCGTCGTCGCCCAGGAAGTGCGCGAGCTTGCCCAGCGCTCCGCCAATGCGGCAAAGGAAATCAAGGCGCTAATTACCACCTCCAACGACCAGGTGCAGCAGGGCGTTCAGCTGGTGGGCGATACCGGCAAGGCGCTGGAAACCATCGTGCTCGAAGTGCAGGAAATCAACCGCCATGTCGTCTCGATCGTGGAATCCGCACAGGAGCAATCCTCGGGTCTCCAGCAGATCAATACGGCCGTCAACCAGATGGATCAGGACACCCAGAAAAATGCGGCGATGGTGGAGGAAACCAATGCCGCAAGCCACAATCTGGCCAAGGAGGTGGCTTCGCTCAACCAGCTGCTCTCGCAGTTCAGGCTTGCCGATACCGCCTATCAGCAGAGAAGCCAGCCCGCGCCGGTTCGCAGTGCCGGTGGCACCGACAAATATGTGGCATCGCCCGTGCGCGCCCTTGGCCGCAAGATCGCCTCGGCATTCTCGGGCAGTGCCGCGGTCGATACGTCAAAGGACGACTGGCAGGAATTTTAA
- a CDS encoding O-antigen ligase family protein, with amino-acid sequence MDAAHEQQGRGYWRDVLFYVTFLYFTVGFLPYVSLSSTYMGSAMAAGSNLLNQLTAIILLFSFVAFMAKERSFSIIFTPRLLMVAIFGWYVFTSLVGEAPMFSLRRLFMCAIICVLADCFLQLPRTERHFATLLAVCTIIILFLCYFGVVVLPSRSIHQASDALEPLLAGNWRGVFRHKNEAASVMTVLIIVAIYLCKRWSFVGGLALLLLSLVFLVKSGGKTALGLLPIIIATGWFIMRWPRWRYAVVTLLLAVFAVIIVGTTVDPVFSQMLTKMKIDATFTGRTDIWTVAIDYIRQSPLIGYGYQAFWRSDALMTSFTENNTWATTAPDSHNGYFDLLLAGGVPGLVLVLMWLYLLPLHYLGKMDDATRNSPLTRLYVGVWLYVLLFGFLETIFFLSTGFVWFFLVVAVMGLRLQANASLVEDEAELEPAKTGAGADMVPEHIRHQPSQAIHPR; translated from the coding sequence ATGGATGCAGCGCACGAACAGCAGGGGCGTGGCTACTGGCGGGACGTCCTGTTTTATGTGACGTTCCTGTATTTCACGGTCGGCTTTTTGCCCTATGTCTCGCTTTCGTCGACCTATATGGGGTCCGCAATGGCGGCCGGATCCAACCTGCTCAATCAGCTCACCGCCATCATTCTGCTGTTCAGTTTCGTGGCGTTCATGGCAAAGGAACGCTCTTTCTCCATCATCTTCACGCCGCGTCTGCTGATGGTGGCGATTTTCGGCTGGTATGTCTTCACCTCGCTGGTGGGCGAAGCGCCGATGTTTTCGCTGCGGCGGCTGTTCATGTGCGCGATCATCTGCGTGCTCGCCGACTGCTTTTTACAGCTGCCGCGCACGGAGCGCCACTTCGCCACGCTGCTTGCCGTCTGCACGATCATCATCCTGTTCCTGTGCTATTTCGGCGTTGTCGTCCTGCCTTCAAGGTCTATCCATCAGGCGAGCGACGCGCTGGAGCCGCTTCTGGCGGGTAACTGGCGCGGGGTTTTCCGGCACAAGAACGAGGCCGCCTCCGTCATGACGGTGCTGATCATCGTTGCGATTTATCTCTGCAAGCGCTGGTCCTTTGTCGGCGGCCTGGCCCTGTTGCTGCTGTCGCTGGTCTTTCTGGTCAAGTCGGGCGGCAAGACGGCGCTCGGCCTGTTGCCGATCATCATCGCGACGGGCTGGTTCATCATGCGCTGGCCCCGCTGGCGCTACGCGGTCGTGACCCTGCTTCTCGCCGTCTTCGCCGTGATTATTGTCGGCACCACGGTCGATCCGGTCTTTTCGCAGATGCTGACGAAAATGAAGATCGACGCAACCTTCACCGGCAGAACCGATATCTGGACCGTCGCCATCGATTATATCCGCCAAAGCCCGCTCATCGGTTATGGCTACCAGGCCTTCTGGCGAAGCGACGCGCTGATGACGAGTTTCACCGAGAACAATACCTGGGCAACGACGGCGCCGGATTCGCACAATGGCTATTTCGACCTTCTGCTTGCGGGCGGTGTGCCGGGCCTGGTGCTGGTGCTGATGTGGCTTTATCTGCTGCCGCTCCACTATCTCGGCAAAATGGATGACGCCACGCGCAACAGTCCTTTGACGAGGCTTTATGTCGGTGTGTGGCTCTATGTGCTGCTCTTCGGTTTTCTGGAAACGATTTTTTTCCTCAGTACGGGTTTCGTCTGGTTTTTCCTCGTCGTTGCCGTGATGGGTCTGCGTTTGCAGGCGAATGCCAGCCTCGTCGAGGATGAGGCGGAACTGGAGCCAGCCAAGACAGGTGCGGGGGCGGACATGGTGCCCGAACATATTCGGCACCAGCCATCCCAGGCCATCCACCCCAGATGA
- a CDS encoding GNAT family N-acetyltransferase — translation MLREDVPAVEVVLDSAFKKTGREGSFDFRSYIETLFFGSPAFHPDHGSVVYDAGENGVTSVILAIPMRFVANEKTITARLLCAFASKGKLGALGAARLSRGMRATKHDMLFSDTASPVSADHWIAIGGNMLPMESLQWHKALKPFCAIALGMPRRSQLAKSKPALMVLGFADRILRSWKKGIRPQEVAGTKVRPVDFETFRCTALTMIERFSVRPEWSHGEFHWLIEMSKANDTLGELSSVAIENAEGQAIGAALFFGQAGRTAYVLNLVCDAGRENDVLNALFRHFDDQGYAHVTGMSQPFLMNALYRQNHMTFRHRGYFCMATRDEALREKALAGDIYIGGLSSESWSKLITDY, via the coding sequence ATGCTCAGGGAGGACGTTCCGGCCGTCGAGGTCGTGCTCGATAGCGCTTTCAAGAAGACCGGACGTGAAGGAAGCTTCGACTTCCGCTCTTACATCGAAACATTGTTTTTTGGCAGTCCCGCCTTTCACCCCGATCACGGCAGCGTCGTCTACGACGCGGGCGAAAACGGGGTCACAAGCGTCATCCTTGCCATACCCATGCGATTTGTCGCAAACGAGAAAACCATAACGGCAAGATTGCTTTGCGCTTTCGCGTCGAAAGGAAAACTCGGGGCGCTTGGAGCCGCGCGCCTGTCCCGCGGCATGCGGGCGACGAAACACGATATGCTGTTTTCGGACACCGCTTCCCCCGTCAGTGCCGATCATTGGATCGCGATCGGCGGCAATATGCTGCCGATGGAAAGCCTGCAATGGCACAAGGCGCTGAAGCCTTTCTGCGCCATCGCGCTGGGCATGCCCCGCCGTTCGCAGCTGGCCAAATCCAAGCCCGCTCTGATGGTGCTCGGCTTTGCCGACCGCATCCTGCGCTCCTGGAAAAAAGGCATCAGACCGCAGGAGGTCGCCGGCACCAAAGTGAGACCGGTGGATTTCGAAACGTTCCGCTGCACGGCGCTGACGATGATCGAGCGCTTTTCCGTTCGCCCGGAATGGTCCCACGGGGAATTCCACTGGCTGATAGAAATGAGCAAAGCCAACGACACGCTCGGCGAATTGAGCAGCGTCGCGATTGAAAACGCCGAAGGCCAGGCCATCGGCGCTGCCCTGTTCTTCGGACAGGCGGGACGGACCGCCTATGTGCTGAACCTTGTCTGCGACGCCGGCCGCGAAAACGACGTGCTCAACGCCCTGTTCCGGCATTTCGACGATCAGGGCTATGCCCATGTCACGGGCATGTCACAGCCCTTTCTCATGAACGCGCTTTACCGCCAGAACCACATGACGTTCCGTCATCGCGGTTATTTCTGCATGGCCACCCGGGACGAAGCGCTCAGGGAAAAGGCGCTTGCCGGCGATATCTATATTGGCGGGCTGAGTTCGGAGAGCTGGAGCAAGCTCATCACCGACTATTGA
- a CDS encoding glycosyltransferase family 2 protein, translating into MSAEMPLPPVQKALQINLHPFDAPHAALTLPHQLRVWGGQVDRILLTVDTGQVGAGRYKGNGFAAASKRLFDMLEEMQTNYPHLHVDVVDYSDAARHAVTETFFSRSPIPYPAKAFDGGPFHVYFHGLKRANARYVMHMDSDMMFGGGSQSWFDEAIALQKANPDALCITPFSGPPTVRGDLDVSRHVGMPGVRNIPEPRKLPSRIPTWRFATVSTRLFMIDMDRFAKRIGSLELLRPDVKRRIRSYAYNQQPVSMPAEEVLSTNMMRVGVHRLDFLGTTKGMYSLHPPYRSPEFYAALGFIVERIEKGDIPEGQLGDFDINGSMVDWTSALAAKTRSKRYAKALRHLFSANVQRFTKA; encoded by the coding sequence ATGAGTGCTGAAATGCCGCTTCCTCCCGTACAAAAGGCGCTGCAAATCAATCTTCATCCCTTCGATGCGCCGCATGCGGCCCTTACCCTTCCGCATCAGCTGCGGGTCTGGGGCGGGCAGGTGGACCGCATTCTCCTGACGGTCGATACCGGCCAGGTGGGGGCAGGGCGTTACAAGGGCAATGGCTTTGCGGCGGCGAGCAAACGTCTGTTCGACATGCTGGAGGAAATGCAGACCAACTATCCGCATCTCCATGTGGATGTCGTCGACTACAGCGATGCTGCGCGCCATGCCGTGACGGAGACGTTCTTTTCGCGCTCGCCGATCCCCTATCCCGCCAAGGCCTTCGACGGCGGCCCTTTCCATGTCTATTTCCACGGGCTGAAACGCGCCAATGCCCGTTATGTGATGCATATGGACAGCGACATGATGTTCGGCGGCGGCAGCCAGAGCTGGTTCGACGAAGCCATTGCGCTTCAGAAAGCCAATCCGGACGCGCTCTGCATCACGCCCTTTTCCGGGCCGCCGACCGTGCGCGGCGATCTCGATGTTTCCCGCCATGTCGGCATGCCGGGGGTGCGGAACATTCCCGAACCGCGCAAGCTGCCGTCACGCATTCCCACATGGCGCTTCGCCACCGTTTCCACCCGTCTTTTCATGATCGACATGGACCGTTTCGCAAAGCGTATCGGTTCGCTCGAATTGCTGAGGCCGGATGTCAAACGGCGTATCCGTTCCTATGCCTATAACCAGCAACCGGTCTCGATGCCCGCCGAAGAGGTGCTGAGTACCAATATGATGCGCGTCGGCGTTCACCGGCTGGATTTTCTCGGCACCACAAAGGGCATGTATTCGCTGCACCCGCCCTATCGCTCGCCTGAATTTTACGCGGCGCTGGGCTTCATTGTCGAGCGTATCGAAAAGGGTGATATCCCCGAAGGCCAGCTTGGCGATTTCGACATCAACGGATCGATGGTGGACTGGACGAGCGCGCTTGCCGCCAAGACGCGCTCCAAACGTTATGCGAAGGCGCTGCGCCACCTGTTCTCGGCGAATGTGCAGCGTTTTACCAAGGCCTAA